The DNA sequence GAACGACGCGCCGATCTTCTGGAAAGCCGCTCGCTTTCTGGAGAAGAGAAGAAGCTGCTCGAGGAATACATCCGCGAGCGGGACGATAGTTAACAACGTATCGATGGTAGATCAGACGATTTACCTTAGGAGCACAGCATGACCAACAAAATCATCCTTGCACTCGAAGCAGAGCAGATGACCAAAGAAATCCCTACCTTTGCCCCAGGCGACACCATCGTCGTTCAGGTGAAAGTGAAGGAAGGCGATCGTTCCCGTCTGCAAGCGTTCGAAGGCGTTGTAATCGCCAAGCGTAACCGCGGCGTGAACAGTGCGTTCACCGTTCGTAAAATCTCCAACGGTGTTGGCGTAGAACGTACTTTCCAGACCTACTCCCCGCAGATCGACAGCATGGCTGTTAAACGTCGCGGTGACGTACGTAAAGCCAAGCTGTACTACCTGCGCGACCTGTCGGGTAAAGCAGCTCGCATCAAGGAAAAACTGGCTTAAGTCCAGCTTCCGATGCAGAAAAAAGCAGCCTACGGGCTGCTTTTTTGTTGCCCGCAATTTATCCACAGCATTTTTGTTTCAGGCCAGCCCCATGACCCCTCGCGAGCAAGAAATCGAACGCCGCACCGAACTCTCGGTGACCCGCGTGACCAAGGCGGTTTTCCCGCCGACCACCAACCACCACAACACCCTGTTCGGCGGCACCGCGCTGGCCTGGATGGACGAAGTGTCGTTCATCACCGCCACACGGTTTTGCCGTTTGCCGTTGGTGACCGTGTCCACTGATCGTATCGACTTCAATCATGCGATCCCGGCAGGTTCCATCGTCGAGCTGGTCGGGCGGGTGATCAAGGTTGGCAACACCAGTCTCAAGGTAGAGGTGGAAGTATTCGTTGAAAGCATGAGTTGCGATGGGCGTGAGAAAGCGATTCACGGGCAGTTCAGCTTTGTTGCCATCGATGATGACAAGCGCCCGGTGCCGGTGCTGCCGGGTTTCGCGGCCTGATCCGGCACCGCATCGCGGCATTCGCGGGCAGGCCCGCTCCCACAGATTTTGTGTTGTCCGCTGATGATGTGTTCGACACGGACACTGTGGGAGCGGGCTTGCCTGCGATTTGATCTGTCAGGCGCTGACACTCTCCGGTTGAATCAGCGCCAGCAACGTCCACCCCGGCCCCGGCTTCAGTATGGTTTCCGGCGACACGACATGCACCCAGCCACTGTCATCACGCACGAACAGCAGCGTCGCGCGATTGCCATGCAGCGCCCGGTAATCGTCCCAGCCGAAACCGTCCGTCAGCGTCGTGCTGTATAGCTCGGCTCCCTGGCCCATCTGGCTGGCCAGCTTTGTGTAGGTGAACGCCTCGCTCCCCAGTTGATTGCCGCGATGTTCGAGGCTGGCGCGGTGCTTGTCGCTGCGACGGCTTTCCTGACCGCTGGCCAGTCCGAACAGGCGTTGATGGCCAAAGTCATGACGAAAGCGCATGGCTGCCAGCGTATTGAGTTCGCCCGACGGTGACAGCGCCAGCAAATGTCCCAGTCCGACCAGGTCCAGATGCGCATCGGCGTGCTGCGAGGCCGGATTACCAAAGTAGGTCGGCAAGCCATCCATGCGCGCGGCCCGGATGTTTTCCCAACTTGAGTCCGTGAGCAGCACTCGGCTGCCCAGCTGCTGCAGCGACTTGCCGAGCAGGCGCGCCGGCCCGTTCGCCCCGACGATCAGAAAGCCACTGGGCGCCGGTTCCGCAACCTTCAAAAGACGCGCCAGTGGCCGGGCGGTCGCACTTTGCAGCACGACGGTGCCGATGATCACGGCAAAGGTCAGCGGCACCAGTAACAGCGCACCTTCATGGCCTGCTTCATCCAGCCGAATCGCGAAAATCGCCGAAACCGCCGCCGCGACGATCCCTCGTGGAGCAATCCAGCACAACAGTGCACGCTCACGCCAACTCAGACTCGAACCGGCCGTACTCAGCACCACGTTCAGCGGACGGGCAATCAACTGGATGACCAGCAACAGAATCAACACCAGCGGCCCGAGGCCGATCAGCGCCTTCAGATCCAGTCGTGCCGCCAGCAAAATGAACAGCCCGGAAATCAGCAGCACGCTGAGGTTTTCCTTGAAGTGCAGGATGTGCCGCACATCCACGCCCTTCATGTTCGCCAGCCACATGCCCATCAGTGTCACCGCCAGCAGCCCGGATTCGTGCATGACCTGGTTGGCAGCGATGAATATTCCCAGCACTGCGGCGAGCGATGCCAGATTGTGCAAATACTCTGGCAACCACTGGCGCCGGATGATCGTGCCGAGCAACCAGCCACCGGCGATGCCGAACGCACTGCCACAGACAATCACCCCGCCGAACGTCAGCAAGCTCTGTTCCAGGCCATGGCCTTCGGCCCGGGCGATGATAAAGCTGTAGACCACCACCGCGAGCAGTGCGCCGATCGGGTCGATCACAATCCCTTCCCAGCGCAGGATGTTGGCGATCGAAGCCTTCGGCCGTACCACGCGCAGCATGGGCACGATCACGGTCGGCCCGGTGACCAGGGTCAGGCTGCCGAACAGGATGGCGAGCAGCCAGTCGAAGCCCAGCAGCCAGTGGGTCGCGACTGCGATCACTATCCAGGTCGAGAGTGCGCCGATGGTG is a window from the Pseudomonas gozinkensis genome containing:
- the rplS gene encoding 50S ribosomal protein L19, giving the protein MTNKIILALEAEQMTKEIPTFAPGDTIVVQVKVKEGDRSRLQAFEGVVIAKRNRGVNSAFTVRKISNGVGVERTFQTYSPQIDSMAVKRRGDVRKAKLYYLRDLSGKAARIKEKLA
- a CDS encoding acyl-CoA thioesterase, producing the protein MTPREQEIERRTELSVTRVTKAVFPPTTNHHNTLFGGTALAWMDEVSFITATRFCRLPLVTVSTDRIDFNHAIPAGSIVELVGRVIKVGNTSLKVEVEVFVESMSCDGREKAIHGQFSFVAIDDDKRPVPVLPGFAA
- a CDS encoding cation:proton antiporter; translation: MNEQQILLVFGGIGAAALGCQWLAWRLKLPAILFLLLTGILAGPVLGWLDPQEMFGPLLMPLVSLAVALILFEGSLTLHLSEWREIGSVVHRLVTIGALSTWIVIAVATHWLLGFDWLLAILFGSLTLVTGPTVIVPMLRVVRPKASIANILRWEGIVIDPIGALLAVVVYSFIIARAEGHGLEQSLLTFGGVIVCGSAFGIAGGWLLGTIIRRQWLPEYLHNLASLAAVLGIFIAANQVMHESGLLAVTLMGMWLANMKGVDVRHILHFKENLSVLLISGLFILLAARLDLKALIGLGPLVLILLLVIQLIARPLNVVLSTAGSSLSWRERALLCWIAPRGIVAAAVSAIFAIRLDEAGHEGALLLVPLTFAVIIGTVVLQSATARPLARLLKVAEPAPSGFLIVGANGPARLLGKSLQQLGSRVLLTDSSWENIRAARMDGLPTYFGNPASQHADAHLDLVGLGHLLALSPSGELNTLAAMRFRHDFGHQRLFGLASGQESRRSDKHRASLEHRGNQLGSEAFTYTKLASQMGQGAELYSTTLTDGFGWDDYRALHGNRATLLFVRDDSGWVHVVSPETILKPGPGWTLLALIQPESVSA